The Leptospira johnsonii genome window below encodes:
- the rktP gene encoding Arg-Lys translocation region protein phosphatase RktP, with protein MFPNIQSKQKLAFASFTASFVLFLSYLLLDDFLFGEEIRKELRAFVWIRLSVGLLFSVALGILTYYLLNLSFKSLKSISQLLQNWTQDVYEDSGEIEREDELGELARHFRIALYQKKTKEESVSQESLNKKERELSDQIQKFFHKIRLHKIKNLDITVFPRSSDSGDADYANIIPTADGCFGVLAGFPNHGAIESSLKVRIEGMISLAQETTGLRGEDLLYKMDRALRSTPISYLSLTLFYLETRNGEAGILQFQKLPALIHKSGKTTALPISKQVFFDFRSTTRDVKKIQVRPGEYLVFLSDRLTELTSSAGVAPLLIQLQNWSSGREYKNSRELTLDFGRFLEMESGKKGLSKAAILTVGRVRD; from the coding sequence TTGTTTCCGAATATCCAGTCCAAGCAGAAATTAGCATTCGCTTCTTTTACCGCTTCTTTCGTATTATTTTTATCTTATCTACTTTTGGATGATTTTCTTTTTGGAGAGGAGATCAGAAAAGAATTAAGAGCATTCGTTTGGATCCGCTTAAGTGTCGGACTTCTCTTTTCCGTTGCACTTGGAATACTCACCTACTATCTTTTAAACTTAAGTTTTAAATCCCTTAAATCCATTTCCCAACTTTTACAGAACTGGACTCAGGATGTGTATGAGGATTCGGGAGAAATAGAAAGAGAAGACGAACTAGGAGAACTTGCTAGACATTTCAGGATCGCTCTCTATCAGAAAAAGACCAAAGAAGAATCGGTTTCCCAAGAATCTTTAAACAAGAAAGAAAGAGAACTCTCCGACCAGATCCAGAAATTTTTTCATAAGATCAGACTTCATAAGATCAAAAACCTGGACATCACCGTTTTCCCTCGGTCTTCCGATAGTGGAGATGCGGATTATGCAAATATCATCCCGACTGCAGACGGTTGTTTCGGAGTGCTTGCGGGATTTCCAAACCATGGAGCGATTGAATCTTCTCTCAAGGTACGGATAGAAGGGATGATCTCCCTTGCTCAGGAAACTACGGGCCTAAGGGGAGAAGATCTACTCTATAAAATGGATCGTGCACTCAGATCCACACCTATCTCCTATCTAAGCCTTACACTTTTTTATTTAGAAACCAGAAATGGAGAAGCTGGTATCTTACAGTTCCAAAAACTTCCTGCACTTATTCATAAAAGTGGTAAAACGACTGCATTACCGATCTCTAAACAAGTATTCTTTGATTTCAGAAGTACTACAAGGGATGTTAAAAAGATCCAAGTCAGGCCGGGAGAATATTTGGTATTCCTAAGTGATAGACTGACTGAACTTACTAGTTCCGCCGGTGTAGCTCCACTTCTCATCCAGCTCCAAAACTGGAGTTCAGGGAGAGAATATAAAAACTCCAGAGAACTCACCTTGGATTTTGGAAGATTTCTAGAAATGGAATCCGGCAAAAAGGGACTCTCCAAAGCTGCGATCCTGACAGTTGGTAGAGTCAGGGATTAA
- a CDS encoding NAD(P)-dependent alcohol dehydrogenase, with the protein MIQAKGYAAAIAKAPLAPFQFDRRDAKDEDVVIDIHYCGICHSDIHQARDEWGGSIFPMVPGHEITGVVSKVGPKVTKFKVGDKVGVGCFVDSCRECEHCKAGLEQFCETGMSATYNGREQDRKTPTYGGYSNKIVVDQNYVLRIPDNLPLDAAAPLLCAGITLYSPLAHWKAGPGKKVAIIGLGGLGHMGVKIAHALGAEVTVLSQSNKKEADAKRLGADHFYATSEKSTFTKLRGSFDLIINTVSMPLDWNAYLSLLRVDGSMVVVGVPEEQVPIGAFSLIGGRKSLAGSLIGGIAETQEMLDFCGKHNITSDIELIPIQKVNDAYERVVKSDVRYRFVIDIASLN; encoded by the coding sequence ATGATCCAAGCAAAAGGTTATGCTGCCGCTATTGCAAAGGCTCCCTTAGCACCTTTTCAATTCGATAGAAGAGATGCCAAAGACGAAGACGTAGTCATCGATATTCATTACTGCGGTATCTGTCATTCGGACATACACCAAGCAAGAGACGAATGGGGAGGATCTATCTTCCCTATGGTTCCCGGACATGAGATCACAGGTGTAGTATCAAAAGTAGGACCCAAGGTTACAAAGTTTAAAGTAGGAGATAAGGTAGGAGTCGGATGTTTTGTGGACTCTTGCAGAGAATGTGAACATTGCAAAGCAGGTTTGGAACAATTCTGCGAAACCGGAATGAGCGCCACCTACAATGGAAGAGAACAAGATAGAAAGACCCCTACTTATGGAGGATATTCCAATAAGATCGTAGTGGATCAGAATTATGTTTTAAGAATTCCTGATAATCTGCCATTGGATGCCGCAGCTCCTCTACTTTGTGCAGGGATCACTCTGTATTCTCCGCTTGCTCATTGGAAAGCAGGTCCAGGTAAAAAAGTAGCGATCATTGGACTTGGAGGACTTGGTCATATGGGTGTGAAGATCGCTCACGCACTCGGAGCAGAAGTTACAGTACTCAGCCAATCCAACAAAAAAGAAGCGGATGCAAAACGTTTAGGCGCGGATCATTTCTACGCAACTTCTGAGAAGAGTACATTCACTAAATTAAGAGGAAGTTTTGATCTGATCATCAATACTGTTTCTATGCCCCTAGACTGGAATGCTTATCTCAGCCTATTGAGGGTAGACGGTTCCATGGTAGTGGTCGGTGTTCCGGAAGAGCAGGTACCGATCGGAGCATTTTCCTTGATCGGTGGTCGTAAGAGTCTTGCCGGTTCTTTGATTGGAGGTATCGCGGAAACCCAAGAGATGTTGGACTTCTGCGGGAAACACAATATCACCAGTGACATTGAATTGATCCCTATCCAAAAAGTGAACGACGCTTATGAAAGAGTAGTCAAAAGCGACGTACGTTACAGATTTGTGATAGATATCGCCAGTCTGAATTAA
- the clpX gene encoding ATP-dependent Clp protease ATP-binding subunit ClpX: protein MAKKPTGTNNKQKLFCSFCGKEQDSVKRLVAGPGVYICDECISLCNEIIAEEPEQEKERTELLGEVPNPAAIKAILDQYVIGQDHAKKALSVAVYNHYKRIYLKDKKADIELEKSNILLIGPTGSGKTLLAQTLAKIIKVPFAIVDATALTEAGYVGEDVENIILKLIQNADNDIKKAEIGIIYIDEVDKIARKSDSASITRDVSGEGVQQALLKIIEGTVANVPPQGGRKHPHQEYLQVDTKNILFILGGAFVDLDNIIKTRTGVKTIGFGSDEKDGKILRDESKGEILARVIPEDLMKFGLIPEFIGRMPVIATLQDLSVEMLKRIFREPKNAILRQYTKILEMENVKLSFEEGAIDKIAQLAIERESGARGLRAIVENLMLDLMYEIPSRKDVEEVIITEDAVNGTKPPKLILKKEPKIA, encoded by the coding sequence GTGGCAAAAAAACCGACCGGAACCAATAATAAACAAAAATTATTTTGTTCGTTCTGCGGAAAAGAACAAGATTCCGTAAAGCGACTGGTTGCCGGTCCAGGTGTTTATATTTGCGACGAGTGTATCTCTCTTTGCAATGAGATCATTGCAGAAGAACCTGAACAGGAAAAAGAACGCACAGAACTTTTGGGAGAAGTCCCTAACCCTGCCGCTATCAAAGCGATACTAGACCAATATGTAATCGGACAAGACCATGCTAAAAAAGCTTTGTCCGTTGCGGTTTATAACCATTACAAAAGAATCTATCTCAAAGACAAAAAAGCGGATATCGAATTAGAAAAATCGAATATTCTTTTGATCGGACCTACAGGCTCCGGAAAAACTTTGTTAGCTCAAACGCTTGCAAAGATCATTAAGGTCCCATTTGCGATCGTAGATGCAACCGCGCTCACCGAGGCAGGATATGTGGGCGAAGATGTGGAAAACATCATCCTCAAACTTATCCAAAACGCGGACAACGATATCAAAAAAGCCGAAATAGGGATTATCTACATAGACGAGGTAGATAAGATCGCTCGCAAATCAGACAGCGCATCCATCACAAGAGACGTGAGTGGAGAAGGTGTACAACAAGCTCTTTTAAAAATTATAGAAGGGACAGTTGCGAACGTTCCTCCTCAGGGCGGAAGAAAACATCCTCACCAAGAGTATCTGCAAGTAGATACTAAAAATATTCTATTCATTCTAGGTGGAGCATTCGTAGACCTGGATAATATCATCAAGACCAGGACGGGTGTAAAAACCATCGGATTCGGCAGCGACGAAAAAGACGGCAAAATCCTGAGAGACGAGAGCAAGGGCGAGATCCTAGCTCGAGTGATCCCAGAAGACTTGATGAAGTTCGGACTGATCCCAGAATTTATAGGTCGTATGCCTGTAATCGCCACTCTGCAAGACTTGAGTGTAGAAATGCTCAAACGTATTTTCAGAGAGCCTAAAAACGCAATTTTACGCCAATACACTAAGATCCTAGAAATGGAAAATGTAAAACTTTCCTTCGAAGAAGGTGCTATCGATAAGATCGCTCAGCTTGCCATCGAAAGAGAGTCTGGTGCCAGGGGACTTCGTGCTATTGTGGAAAATCTAATGCTGGATCTGATGTATGAGATCCCTTCTCGCAAAGACGTGGAAGAAGTGATCATAACGGAAGATGCAGTGAATGGAACCAAGCCTCCGAAATTGATACTGAAAAAAGAACCAAAAATCGCTTAG
- the clpP gene encoding ATP-dependent Clp endopeptidase proteolytic subunit ClpP, whose amino-acid sequence MAIIPTVIEQTGRGEMRYDVFSRLLKDRIIFLGDAISDDYANVVIAQLLFLDAENPDRDIYLYINSPGGYVSSGLAIYDTMQYIKADVRTLCIGQASSMAALLLAGGAKGKRSALPHSRIMMHQPTGGATGQASDIAIQAKEVLKLKQVLNGLYAKHTGKTVEDVQKDTERDLYMTPEEAQKYGIIDSVISIERQKN is encoded by the coding sequence ATGGCAATAATCCCTACAGTTATAGAACAAACCGGTCGCGGAGAAATGCGGTATGACGTATTTTCCCGCCTCTTGAAAGATAGAATTATCTTTCTAGGTGACGCAATTTCTGACGATTACGCAAACGTAGTCATCGCTCAATTACTGTTTTTGGACGCAGAAAATCCCGACAGGGATATCTATTTATACATTAATTCCCCGGGCGGATACGTATCTTCCGGGCTTGCCATTTACGATACTATGCAGTATATTAAAGCGGACGTTCGTACACTATGTATTGGTCAAGCTTCCTCTATGGCGGCACTTCTTCTGGCAGGAGGGGCAAAGGGCAAAAGATCCGCTCTTCCTCATTCCAGAATTATGATGCACCAGCCTACCGGAGGAGCTACCGGTCAGGCTTCCGATATCGCTATCCAAGCAAAGGAAGTTCTGAAATTAAAACAAGTGTTGAACGGTTTATACGCTAAACATACGGGCAAGACCGTGGAAGACGTGCAAAAGGATACCGAAAGAGACCTTTACATGACTCCGGAAGAAGCCCAAAAATACGGGATCATTGATTCCGTAATTTCCATAGAGCGTCAAAAGAACTGA
- the tig gene encoding trigger factor — MEFKTKKNQNASVDLKLTFDKNDLEKAFEKTYKEKQKDLKIPGFRPGKAPIEMVKRHLGDSVANDAINLLLLETVSELSGKLEHKIVRFPKFTVEDYVPEKSLVATAVYDTDPEVSLGKYKKIKIKLPEVQVTDEDITEELQFVRKQLARKLLREPGEGAENGDIVDMEFEVKEEGQEPKNAKNGSSDYKLGEPNNLPGFDDNLFGIKTGETKNFFYTYPSDYPREDLAGKKMEFAMTLKAIYKEVLPELDDDLASEYDGSSSLQALKDKIKTDLQKNYTEAVKSKKMEDIYKELVADSKFVFPESYLTEESDHVYQNMMQDVLGRGQARIPKEQIPSIEKYAEMVGKPLEEVRDSFKTIAENRLKGYFSRQKLASAENIVLTEEDFDREISTLASRYGMSDADFKKELEKGKLLETYRDNFLAKKIDDTLFQLVEKKYNEKMSIRQLKEFLSNKETGEVWQ; from the coding sequence ATGGAATTCAAGACAAAGAAAAATCAAAACGCATCCGTAGACCTTAAGTTAACCTTTGATAAGAACGATCTAGAAAAGGCGTTCGAAAAGACTTATAAAGAAAAACAAAAGGATCTCAAGATACCGGGCTTCCGTCCCGGCAAGGCACCGATCGAAATGGTAAAACGCCATTTGGGAGACTCGGTCGCAAACGACGCAATCAATCTTCTACTTTTAGAGACTGTCAGTGAACTTTCAGGAAAACTGGAACACAAGATTGTTCGTTTCCCTAAATTTACAGTCGAGGACTATGTTCCCGAAAAAAGTTTAGTGGCAACTGCGGTCTATGATACTGATCCTGAAGTTTCCTTAGGGAAATATAAAAAGATCAAGATCAAACTTCCTGAAGTGCAAGTGACCGACGAGGATATCACCGAAGAACTTCAGTTCGTTCGTAAACAACTTGCCAGAAAACTTCTGAGAGAACCAGGCGAGGGAGCCGAGAACGGCGATATCGTAGACATGGAATTCGAAGTGAAGGAAGAAGGGCAGGAGCCTAAGAACGCTAAAAACGGTTCAAGCGATTATAAATTAGGAGAACCGAATAATCTTCCTGGTTTCGACGATAATCTGTTCGGGATCAAGACCGGCGAAACTAAGAACTTCTTCTATACGTATCCAAGCGATTATCCAAGAGAAGACCTTGCCGGCAAAAAGATGGAATTCGCCATGACCTTAAAGGCGATCTATAAAGAAGTTCTTCCTGAATTGGACGATGATCTTGCTAGCGAGTATGATGGTTCTTCTTCTTTACAAGCTTTGAAGGACAAGATCAAAACCGATCTACAAAAGAATTATACTGAAGCGGTAAAATCGAAGAAGATGGAAGATATCTACAAGGAACTGGTCGCAGATTCCAAGTTCGTATTCCCTGAATCTTATCTTACCGAAGAATCCGACCATGTGTATCAAAATATGATGCAAGATGTTTTAGGAAGAGGCCAGGCTAGAATTCCGAAAGAACAGATCCCAAGCATCGAAAAATACGCGGAAATGGTAGGAAAACCTTTAGAAGAAGTACGGGATTCCTTCAAAACCATAGCTGAAAACAGACTGAAAGGGTATTTCTCCAGACAGAAACTCGCGTCTGCTGAAAATATTGTTTTGACGGAAGAGGATTTCGATCGGGAAATCTCTACTCTTGCCTCAAGATACGGTATGTCTGACGCCGATTTTAAAAAAGAGTTGGAAAAAGGTAAACTTCTGGAAACTTACCGGGACAATTTTTTAGCAAAAAAGATAGACGATACCCTCTTCCAGCTTGTAGAAAAGAAATACAACGAGAAGATGAGTATCCGTCAGCTAAAGGAATTCCTTTCTAATAAGGAAACTGGAGAAGTATGGCAATAA
- a CDS encoding molybdenum cofactor guanylyltransferase — protein sequence MRVIDTVGIVLAGGKSSRMGRDKAFLSLKSQKFFLVESYKKLKFLCKNVRVSIREEQRAEYSKHIENEFLISDSIPDLEGPLQGIFSSFLPFRDDSNIRNFLVLAVDLPYMRIKTLARLYSKKEMIGSGVFYQTEEGIEPLCGLYSSEYLGFLFQEFQKGALNSFSPKILIERGNPSLLEVSEAEKSSFINLNSPEDLKAPKS from the coding sequence ATGAGAGTCATTGATACTGTAGGGATCGTACTTGCCGGCGGGAAAAGTTCCAGAATGGGAAGAGATAAAGCCTTCTTATCCTTAAAAAGCCAAAAATTCTTTCTTGTAGAATCTTATAAAAAACTAAAATTCTTATGTAAGAACGTTCGTGTTTCCATTCGGGAAGAACAAAGAGCAGAATATTCCAAACATATAGAAAACGAATTCCTGATTAGCGACTCCATTCCGGATCTTGAAGGTCCTCTCCAAGGGATTTTCAGTTCTTTTCTTCCTTTTCGGGACGACTCTAATATTCGGAACTTCTTAGTTTTAGCCGTGGACCTTCCTTATATGAGGATCAAAACCTTGGCTAGGTTATATTCTAAAAAAGAAATGATCGGTTCTGGAGTTTTTTATCAAACGGAAGAAGGGATAGAACCGTTATGCGGTCTTTATTCTTCCGAGTATCTCGGGTTTTTATTCCAAGAATTCCAAAAAGGTGCCTTAAATTCATTTTCCCCTAAGATCCTGATCGAAAGGGGAAATCCTAGTCTTTTAGAAGTTTCAGAAGCGGAAAAATCTTCCTTTATCAATCTGAATTCTCCCGAGGATCTGAAGGCTCCAAAGTCCTAA
- a CDS encoding molybdenum cofactor biosynthesis protein MoaE, whose translation MSVLETYSYISSSPIFVSSDVPDIPEMGGFVLFSGIVRNLNEGKKVTHLEYEAYAPMADEMIAGILSDARKKWDLLHANCIHRVGKLEISEIAVIVETGSMHRAEAYESNRYIIDRVKHEVPIWKKEFYIDGSSQWSKGCVHESH comes from the coding sequence ATGTCAGTTTTAGAAACATATTCTTATATTTCTTCTTCTCCCATTTTTGTTTCTTCTGATGTACCAGATATTCCTGAGATGGGCGGTTTTGTTTTATTCTCAGGGATTGTCCGAAATCTAAACGAAGGGAAGAAGGTTACACATCTGGAATACGAGGCTTACGCTCCTATGGCAGATGAGATGATTGCAGGGATCCTTTCAGATGCTCGCAAAAAATGGGATCTTCTTCATGCAAACTGTATTCATAGAGTCGGAAAATTGGAAATTTCCGAGATCGCTGTGATTGTAGAAACCGGCTCCATGCATAGGGCGGAAGCCTATGAATCCAACCGTTATATCATAGACCGAGTAAAACACGAGGTACCGATCTGGAAAAAGGAATTTTATATAGACGGTTCTTCTCAGTGGTCGAAGGGCTGCGTACATGAGAGTCATTGA
- a CDS encoding MoaD/ThiS family protein, which produces MDIQLLFFAAVKDHFPDLKKIEVSEGDSILNLRKILTHTNPGSESILKVSRFAVNQSIVNDDFVLREGSVVAVLPPSSGG; this is translated from the coding sequence ATGGATATTCAACTTTTATTTTTTGCCGCAGTCAAAGATCATTTTCCGGATCTAAAAAAGATCGAAGTCTCCGAAGGAGATTCTATTTTAAATCTTCGTAAAATTCTCACTCATACAAATCCCGGATCTGAATCTATTCTAAAAGTCAGTAGGTTCGCAGTGAACCAGTCCATCGTAAATGATGATTTTGTACTGAGAGAAGGTTCGGTAGTAGCTGTGCTTCCTCCTTCCAGCGGCGGTTGA
- a CDS encoding radical SAM protein, whose translation MDIVDAYGRKFEVLRVSVTSSCGFGCVYCAPGTALNGEGAKGSFLSAELLRKNILLLSRKISLKEIHLTGGEPTLHKDLPKLVQVAKEEKIPNIALTSNGFFRDGLIRDLKLAGLDRMNFSLDSLSQESFSLISGKNLPVIRLLNRIEEAIQEGLEVKLNCTVLKGYNEEQIRPLLRWAGERNLPIRYLELMKMGPLRAKHSELFFSAAKMKEELGQEFNFEPENTPIESTAKYYCTSENYRFGIIANHTEPFCDGCNRLRMDHLGKIYGCLSDFRSFPVSEDESELEHSLDQAMKTKKNEFTGSELSMKYIGG comes from the coding sequence TTGGACATCGTGGACGCATACGGTCGAAAATTCGAAGTTCTTAGAGTGAGTGTTACATCCTCTTGCGGATTCGGATGTGTGTATTGTGCTCCTGGCACAGCCTTAAATGGAGAAGGTGCAAAGGGTTCTTTCCTAAGCGCGGAACTTCTTCGTAAAAACATACTTCTTCTTTCCCGTAAAATATCACTCAAAGAGATCCATTTGACCGGTGGAGAGCCCACTCTTCATAAAGATCTTCCAAAATTGGTCCAGGTGGCAAAAGAGGAGAAGATCCCAAATATTGCTCTTACCTCCAACGGATTTTTTAGAGACGGTCTCATACGGGATCTAAAACTCGCGGGCCTGGATAGAATGAACTTCTCCTTAGATTCTCTTTCTCAAGAATCCTTTTCATTGATCTCAGGAAAAAATCTTCCTGTAATTCGCTTATTAAACAGGATAGAAGAAGCCATCCAAGAAGGACTCGAAGTAAAACTGAATTGTACCGTATTGAAAGGTTATAATGAAGAACAGATACGTCCTCTTCTTCGCTGGGCAGGAGAAAGAAATCTTCCGATCCGGTATCTGGAACTGATGAAGATGGGGCCTCTTAGGGCAAAACATTCTGAATTATTCTTCTCTGCAGCAAAGATGAAAGAAGAGTTGGGCCAAGAATTTAATTTTGAACCAGAGAACACTCCGATCGAATCCACTGCAAAATATTACTGCACTTCTGAAAATTATAGATTTGGGATTATAGCAAATCATACGGAACCGTTTTGTGACGGTTGTAATAGGCTCAGGATGGACCATTTGGGAAAAATTTACGGATGTTTAAGCGATTTTCGTTCTTTTCCAGTTTCAGAAGATGAATCAGAGTTGGAACATTCCTTAGATCAGGCAATGAAAACCAAAAAAAACGAGTTTACCGGAAGTGAACTTTCTATGAAATATATAGGCGGATAA
- a CDS encoding HesA/MoeB/ThiF family protein — translation MSPEQKKYFSRQTKLPFLGESGQKGLLQKSVLVIGLGGLGSPASLHLATAGVGRLGLWDFDTVELSNLHRQTAFTLSDIGRKKTDITKEYIQARVPGIQIETFNRIFSEKIDPSIFKNWDIVLDCTDQVQAKYTINRFCIQNHRPLVTASVFRTSAQVAIFSPQGKPCYKCLYPNLEGSELLSCEDGGVLGIQTAIAGLYQASFAIQYLLFPEKSPTRSAFQLEWESPLLYETFLEADPNCTECGSGKREELTSQDEIDLSYWKEWKKDPKYILLDVRESEERKEIPIGNSVFSPLSELSIDTALSFSKEKIYITICESGIRSKKAAKILKEAGLTAYSLQGGRKILALEEIL, via the coding sequence ATGAGTCCGGAACAGAAGAAGTATTTTTCCAGACAAACTAAATTGCCATTTTTAGGAGAATCCGGCCAAAAAGGACTTCTCCAAAAATCTGTATTGGTGATCGGTCTCGGAGGTTTAGGCTCTCCTGCTTCTTTACATTTGGCAACCGCTGGAGTGGGAAGATTAGGTCTTTGGGACTTTGATACTGTAGAACTGAGTAATCTTCATAGGCAAACCGCATTCACTCTTTCCGATATTGGAAGAAAAAAAACGGATATTACTAAGGAATACATACAAGCGCGAGTCCCAGGTATCCAGATAGAAACATTCAATAGGATTTTTTCGGAAAAGATTGATCCAAGTATATTCAAAAATTGGGATATTGTTCTGGATTGCACCGACCAAGTCCAAGCAAAATACACGATCAATAGATTCTGCATTCAAAATCACCGACCGCTCGTCACAGCTTCCGTTTTTAGGACAAGTGCACAAGTAGCGATCTTTTCTCCCCAAGGAAAACCGTGTTATAAATGTTTATATCCGAATTTAGAAGGATCCGAACTTCTTTCCTGCGAAGACGGAGGAGTTTTAGGGATCCAAACTGCAATTGCAGGTTTATACCAGGCATCCTTTGCGATCCAATATTTACTCTTTCCGGAAAAATCCCCTACTCGTTCTGCATTCCAATTGGAATGGGAGTCTCCATTACTTTATGAAACTTTTTTAGAAGCGGATCCGAACTGTACAGAATGTGGAAGCGGTAAAAGAGAAGAACTTACCTCTCAAGATGAGATCGATCTTTCTTATTGGAAAGAATGGAAGAAGGACCCGAAATATATCTTATTAGATGTAAGAGAATCCGAAGAAAGAAAAGAAATACCGATAGGAAATTCGGTGTTTTCTCCTCTTTCGGAACTTTCCATAGACACTGCATTAAGTTTTTCTAAAGAAAAGATCTATATTACAATTTGTGAATCAGGTATACGATCCAAAAAAGCAGCCAAGATCTTAAAAGAGGCAGGACTCACCGCATATTCTCTACAGGGTGGAAGGAAAATTTTAGCGTTAGAAGAGATTCTTTAA
- a CDS encoding DJ-1/PfpI family protein, protein MEPIVVHILAFNEVEVLDLSGPYEVFSITENENKEKLFKVFIVAEKKELLHARNRFPVFPHLTLEEAGVPDILVIPGGYGAEEIEIHNRKLLNWIKEMEPKVKILASICTGAFLLAEAGILDGMEVTTHWMDQETLRKNYPKIKKVVNEKFIDHGHILTSGGVSRGILMSLYLVEKLVGRKIAEFTARRMEFDSYS, encoded by the coding sequence ATGGAGCCGATTGTAGTTCATATTTTGGCGTTTAACGAAGTGGAAGTTCTGGATCTTTCCGGTCCTTATGAAGTCTTTTCCATCACTGAGAATGAAAATAAGGAAAAATTATTCAAAGTTTTCATAGTTGCAGAGAAGAAGGAGCTACTACATGCAAGGAATCGTTTTCCTGTATTTCCTCATCTAACTTTAGAAGAGGCAGGTGTACCGGATATTTTAGTCATCCCTGGAGGATACGGCGCAGAAGAAATAGAAATCCATAATAGGAAATTACTCAATTGGATCAAGGAAATGGAGCCTAAGGTAAAGATCTTAGCTTCTATCTGTACTGGTGCGTTTTTACTCGCCGAAGCAGGCATTCTTGACGGTATGGAAGTCACCACTCATTGGATGGACCAAGAAACTTTGCGTAAAAATTATCCTAAGATCAAAAAAGTAGTTAACGAAAAGTTTATTGATCATGGACATATTCTCACTTCGGGCGGAGTCTCCAGAGGGATTTTAATGTCCTTGTATTTGGTGGAAAAATTAGTAGGGAGAAAGATCGCAGAATTTACTGCAAGAAGAATGGAATTTGATTCTTATTCTTGA
- a CDS encoding ArsR/SmtB family transcription factor, translating to MNHALSKSDRLDATFAALSDPTRRAILARLADGEVSVMDLAKPFSMSQPAISKHLKVLERAGLISGIKNAQKRLRKIEAKPLAEATEWLENYRKFWEGRFNQLDSLIEELKLSKQTSPKRKNKKGE from the coding sequence ATGAATCATGCACTTAGTAAGTCTGATCGATTGGATGCAACTTTTGCCGCCCTCTCAGACCCGACCAGAAGGGCGATACTGGCACGTTTAGCGGATGGAGAGGTTTCCGTCATGGATTTGGCCAAACCATTCTCCATGAGCCAACCTGCAATTTCTAAACATCTAAAGGTTTTAGAAAGAGCGGGACTCATTTCCGGGATCAAAAACGCGCAGAAAAGATTACGCAAAATAGAGGCCAAACCTCTGGCGGAGGCCACTGAATGGTTGGAAAATTATAGAAAATTCTGGGAAGGAAGATTCAATCAATTGGATTCACTTATAGAAGAATTAAAACTTTCTAAACAAACTTCCCCTAAACGTAAAAATAAAAAAGGAGAATAG
- a CDS encoding SRPBCC family protein, which translates to MSFVGTLKVEAKGDRELVMTREFNAEKDLVFDCFTKPELIKRWLYGPDGWSLDVCTVDLKVGGKYRYVWKYLKDGSTMGAGGTYKEISGPDRLVQTESFDEAWYPGEALLTTTFVEKSGRTYITINILYETKEGRDTVIKSPMEGGAAQSYNRLETLLNTLTESPQGRK; encoded by the coding sequence ATGAGCTTTGTTGGAACCTTAAAGGTAGAAGCTAAAGGAGATAGAGAACTAGTAATGACTCGGGAGTTTAATGCCGAGAAAGATCTGGTATTCGACTGTTTTACGAAACCTGAATTAATCAAACGCTGGTTATACGGTCCGGATGGCTGGAGCCTAGATGTATGCACAGTAGATCTGAAAGTTGGCGGAAAATATAGATATGTTTGGAAATATCTAAAAGACGGATCTACAATGGGAGCCGGGGGAACTTATAAGGAAATTTCAGGACCAGACAGACTCGTTCAGACTGAATCTTTTGACGAGGCATGGTATCCTGGAGAAGCTTTGCTAACAACTACGTTTGTCGAAAAATCCGGCAGAACATATATTACGATCAATATTCTATATGAAACCAAAGAAGGAAGAGACACGGTAATCAAATCTCCGATGGAAGGCGGAGCCGCCCAAAGTTATAATCGTCTGGAAACTTTGCTGAATACTCTTACTGAAAGCCCACAAGGAAGAAAATAA